In Chloroflexota bacterium, the following are encoded in one genomic region:
- a CDS encoding DUF5679 domain-containing protein: MEAYCVKCRQKRTMNDVQQVVLKNGRPASKGVCGVCKTGMFKIGSTK; the protein is encoded by the coding sequence GTGGAAGCCTACTGTGTGAAGTGCCGCCAGAAGCGAACCATGAACGACGTCCAGCAGGTTGTGTTGAAGAACGGGCGACCCGCGTCGAAGGGCGTGTGCGGGGTCTGCAAGACCGGCATGTTCAAGATCGGGAGCACCAAGTAG